The genome window tattataaatctaagatttaattttaaaaaataagcttatatcttatttattttattttttaacacatgattttattattatttaactctTATGTTTACACATATATTTAATTCAGGTTCAAgtcttgaaaaaaatgagataaaaaaaaagacttcactaaaagtatttaataagatattttgaCGGGTAATGATATTTTGCATCAATAACATAATTAAGAAAAGTTAATATATGTTAAcaataattttccaaataagttaacatttaaattagtattagtatacgttttaattttttttaagaccaTTAGATAAATCATATTGTATAGCGGTTCGATttatataaatcttgtgtttgatAAACGCCATTAGTAATCCtctaaataactaaaaataaaataaaataattgcaaCAGCTCGTAGTGGGGCAACTCAAATACAAGGCCCTCAATTTCCTTCGGAGATGGATAGGCTGGAAATCTCGAATCCAATGACAAGGAGTGTTGCTAAGTGCAGCCAACATTTTTTGTTAATGTCTAAAATGTTCTTGACttgtttctttttaagttgttttttctgttattttttattttacgtgTTTATGGTTTTGTGCTTCCCTTTGTCCCTTTCGTGTTGGTTTTCCATTTTCGAGAGAGGTAGCGGTTTGGTGGAGGTGAAAGTGTTACTGATCGGTAATTGTTGCGGTTGTTGGTTTGTTTTCGTCGAAGGTACACCAGGTACGCTGTTTTGGCTCAGTGGTGATCCGTAAGCATATTTTtcacatacggatcaacttgattcatatgATTTATACAGATGAAGTTGATCCGCAAGTACGAAGTTCATCCGTATAaagcatacggatcaagttcATCCGTattgattttttgattttttttttaattccttaaagttttattttttaattattaatgtgttaaattactcatttggtccctatagtttcatgattcATACTTTTTTAGTCGCTATAGTTTgatagtgatttttttagttcctatagtttacattttattacaaattatgaattatttatttattacaaattatatataatattagtatataatttaattatttagctacaaattagttatagattatcaattattttttattacaaattttcttatgataaattagttacgaattacttgataatatttatgtagttaatttttattgataatattaatcaaattttgatggtaaagactaaaatgaaattaaaatataaagtataaggaCTGATATAAGGTTTTTGTTTATTGATATATATGACTATGAATTTTAGTTTGTATAAAATGGTGTGCACTAAAAGATTATGTAGAGTTTTGTATGAtgcaaaatttttttatttgttattaagatggacgaagatcgaTAGATGTATGACAGtataatgtctgaagaagttgatataaatgatcaaaatgaacaagaatgtggtgtgaatgaacaACATATTGATTGTTCGGATACGTTCAATATTTCTCATGTAATAATGTTTATTATTCTGAGTGATTTGATAAAATGAATGTGTTGTAGAAGATTAAAATTCTTCGGGTTGCATTGTAGGTGTTTGGTACCCGGGATGATGTTTTGTAGTGGGTTTGATCAATTGTTCATGAAAACGGATTTGTTGCAGTCATTATATGACTACCTAATTAaaacacataattaaataacatatgactattttcattcaaataaattaaacataaataagaaTACGACTAcataaacctaaccctaaaccatTGCAGCTAAACCCTACACCAAACCCCCACATCCCTAAACTCTAGCCTATGAGCACTAAGTCCTAAACCTTAGCCACTATCCCtagaccctaaaccctaaacatcTACAAAATGTAAAACTACCAATAACATACGACCATATATGAGTAcataataaaaacacaaaatgcataattaaataacatatcactattttcattcaaatatattaaacataaaaaactaaaaatttcaattatttactATTAAACTTTAAAAGTATTTCATACCACCATGCAatcatacatattatttttataaacacaAGAGATAcctatttttaatacaaaacaaacaaataaaaaccctatttaataacatttttcaaaacaaataaatttttttgcaaaAGAAAGTTAAAACAGTTCATccgtatgactcatacggatGAAGTTACACTTACGAATCAACTTCAGAACGTTACGGATTAATTAACACTTACAAATGAACTTCATCCGTACCAATACAAAAAAGAAATGCAAACAACGCCATTAACTGAGACGCGAAGCTTACCTCGACGGTGGAAGATCAAAGCGCAGCAAAAGTCCTCAGTGCCTCGAATCACCAAATGTGACACGGACGACGgacggaggaagaagaagcttgaTCGGCGGCGGGAGGAGAAGAAGAACCAGGAGAAGGCATtgcagaaggaagaagaagcatacAGAAAGAGACCCCTAGTGCgccacttttaaattttaagtgaaagggcATTTTCACCCTTTCACTTacaatgctgggtgcaccaacaatactgttgggtgcacctagcaacacccaatGACAAGCTATTAAGTTTTTAAGCCCATGTGACCATATCCATCCTAACAATTGATCGGCTATTGTTTCTTGCACCTCCAAGTTACTTGTTGCATTTCTTTTATGGCTTCCAAAAACAATTGATCGACTATTGTTACTTATTACATTCTATAACTATTACAAATTTTGGCTTCTgaaataacaaatctaaaagttaaaacaaaacaTTCTAAAAAGAGtgcaaaaaaacaacttaaaagtACAGGAAGTAATGGATTGTTGATTGGAATGAAATGAAACACTTTAACAATTGAGAAAGTCCATATGCCGCGTAGGTAGTTGCTTTAGTGGCCGGAAAAATTTCTTCCTAAATCTTTTTGTGATATgattttatatcttgaattagttaattcaaaatgtaaaaaagTAACTAGTGATTGGACACACATGATTAATATGTTAACATTAAGGTTAAATCATTCAGATAATATTCGAGTTCAATCCTCGACGAAAAACATTATTAACCAGACTTGACTTATCGTTTGACCAAACTCTGGGATCCATTTTCTTCAATGAATCGAGTATTAAGatcaaaagaatataaaaaggtGTCACCAACTCACCACTCCAGaatgtattaaattttttattaatccgaaatgtaaaaaaatgcagaaagtAACTTTTTGGTGTAGGAAGCAACTGCCTTCTATGCAAATGAACTCGGGCTACCATTATGTTGTAAGATGCATCAAAGGCCTACAACTTAATACccttttttccttcaattttacagggaaaaaaaattattctcaatGCATTAGATTATGAAACCCAAGAATATCAAAATATTCATAGTGATCCTCGAATCCATCCTACATAACTCAGACGGATCAAGTCCCATAACCCATCCCACAACTCACAAGACGGAGAAATATCGAAAATTGAAAAGATAGTATTGAAAACAATcgtataaattttgaattcattcaacttataataaagtaaaatatgatAACACGACCTAGAATAATACCAACATTCaagcttaaaatttaaattttgagattcttttttCCCATACTTTAGACTCCTACGATTCAGTTTACTAAAGTTTTATTACACTTAAATTCTTAatttctagattttttttttgaggaatTAAAATTTCACACTCCAAATTCCTGAAATTCTCCTTCAAGAATTCCAGTCTCAaggtttataattttataaattataatctttGGTTTCTAAATAATTCTGAAtatcagaaaacaaaatttttggATGTTACATAATGCCTAAAAGACTACATTTTAGTTGGGCAGTTTTTTGGGCTCCTCAATTTGACATTGGGCTTACTTCCCAACTTTAAATGAAGCTGGATAAATGCTTCTGGAATTTGAAATCCGAAGAGAACTTGTTTGGATTTCTTTGTAAAGCCCACGAATTAATTCAGATATCTTTTTAACAAGAGAACTTGAATATTCTGTTTTGTTATATTTAGAGTTTAGGATTGCTAATTTGTTTAGTATCGAGTACGAGATTGATTTGCTATTTGTTTACATGTTAATGTAATGTTCTTACTTAGCATCCTGTGTTGGTGCAAGTGTGTAGacattttaaatgaataatattaaaCTGTTGAAGAAAAAGtacaaattaaaaactaatattaaaGAACAAATATATCATTGCCCTGTCATATACTATTGtaaatattctttaaatttacaaaagtttcaaaaaataatcataaataattaaaaagcatTTGCAAATGTAAGATTATATgcacaatcaattttaaaatttaagggaattttttaaaatattaaaatacatttttaaaaattttaactaaaaataaaaataattaatgtaaaaattagaattataaaaatatatgttactaCACATCTCACCCTCGAAacctattttattaatttaaattgaaaaatataattacattgaAATTTTGGCAGgaaaaattttgtttgttttttgacaGATTATATTGGTCATAGCTAAAATCAAATTAACTGGATTTAATGTACATAGTGATAGTATGATCTGGAAAAGAAGAAACAGTAAAAGTTTTGATATGcctttttttaaagtttgaatCACATACATTGTTCAGACGAGGTAATATTCTTGGAGTTGAGAACATTCAACGACATAATAAAATTACGTATTTCAAATAAATGAATctgaaaaatatattgaagaagTATGAAACGTGTGGCACTTGAACAATCCAAATCCTCGTGGTGCAAAATCtctgaattaaataaaaaagaaatgaatgaaTAAGTGATATTTTCATGGCACTTGCAAGCCAGGCCAAAATTTGAAGAGATATTTAaggatattttttcttttttcttttatttttcttttttgggtaGGCGTTGAAACAGAGAGAAGAAATTGACGGtggattttgtgttttttgacAGTTAAAGGAAGAAATCGCTGTCTCTGTCGCGCGCAACGATATCTGCAGATTAGAGTGTGAAGTCCAAACTCTGAAACCCTCAACTCAAATCCAATCCTTTGGTTGGTTTCGAATTCGACTCCAACCAAATTCCCAACACATGGACTCGGTTCTCTTGCACTTGCATCTCCACACTCTCCCTCCTCTCTCCTCCGCCACTCACCGCCCTCTCTGCCACCCTCTCGCCGCCTCCTCCGCTTCTTTCCACCGCTCTTCTCCTCCTCTCCCACGCTTCCGCTTCTCGCCGCTTCTCGCCGCTAACACCCTCACCGCTAATAACATCTCGGTATCTCTTCTTAGTCTCAATTCCGAATctatttgcatatcaaagcatGTTCCTTTTAACGAATTTCCTGTAACAGCTGTGATGTGACGCCgttagtattttaaatttgttaatgttttagaTTATAGATTTTCAATTCAGATTATAGTCTCTAACTGTTTTACGCTCACTTGCTTTAGTTGCGTTAAATTTTGTTAACACGTCAGGAATTTAATTTCGTAgagctttttaattttaaacaggTTTTTATGGTGTTATAGCTCGTGGTTATAGAGTTAGAGTGAGTGTAAAAATGGCTGAAAGGTTGGAAATAGTATTTATAATCTAGTTTCATGCTTCGACGTGAAGAGTGACAGAGATCAGAGAACAAGGTCTATTTGGGTCTCTTTGAATAAATTTCTTTGTAAGCACTAATAGgagaataaaataagaagaaaaaaaatatgaaataagctTCTCCATTTAGCTAAAATTAACTCATGCGTAAGTTAATTTGTAAAAGCTATCTTATATTAACTTCTCCAGcaacttattttaaagttatgcataagttaattttagcttatggaaaagtttatttaattttttctttttattttcttctattataAGTACTCGCAgagaagtttattcaaacaaattctttatttgatatatttgcCTCCTTCAAATGGAGGAAGCCCTTTTGTATTGAGGGTGGCAAAATCAAGACCGGCTTGATTTTACGTTGTGGCCATTTTGGCTCGATGTTCTCAGTGATTTACTATTTATAAAGTATCAACTTATGAGAAATGTATAAATGTAGTGACCACGTTTTGACATGATATTGTATGCAGCCAAGAAGTGGACTATACACTGTTGGTGACTTTATGACAAAGAAAGAGGATTTACATGTGGTGAAACCGACAACATCTGTGGATGAAGGTATATTTTCATACTTGGCACATGTCTTATTCCAGAGTAGAAGTGTTCTCtgttcttcttctccattttttttgttgtgaaGGGAAgggaagattttttattttaattcctaaCATGTTATTTTGCAACAGCTTTAGAAATTCTTGTTGAAAACAGGATAACTGGTTTTCCCGTGATTGATGATAACTGGAAACTGGTAAGTTCTTCTTacccattttcattttttcacttttaattggtttatattaataaatctctgccatatttattaataaatctcTTGTAGTTTCCCATCttcattttatctaaaaattttcaaaatgcaCTGTTTGAATGTTTGTCAACAGATTGTAAAAGAAATATGGTTATGATTTATAAACACAACCTTGACATATCTGTAAGGTTGCTACATTGAGATCGAGTGGTCACAGTTTTTAGTCACGGAAATTACCTCTCCACTCATAAGGGTTAGGCTGCATAATATTTGATGTGGGAGCCCCTTGCATTAGGCCGCCTTGAGAAATACCTTGTTCGTTTCCTTGTTTCAAACCCATTGCTCTCTAAACTATCCCATTATCGTCAAAACACTTACCTAATGACATATGCCTATGCAGTCTTAACAAAGAAAATTTCCAAGGCTAGTTAATTTTGATTTGAGAATGAAAATTTGCCAATGTGAAAATAGATAAAACTTAGTTATAGGTAGTGTCTCTGGATGAAATCCAGATGAGGCTGATTTAATCATCTAATAATCAATCAGAAGATTCTCTATGAACATTTCCCCCTGTTGAgtattgtatttatttaaaaaactaaatcaatTCAGCAAAGTATAGTTCAGTGGCAGTATAGCCTTCTAACAATTGAATCTGATAACTACAAACTTAGGATGTATTAGTAATTGCTTATGATTTAGTTCCTTCCATTCTTCATTTATAAAACCAAATTTGCATGTGAGATTAACTCGGCAGAACATTGCTGGACTAATTTTCATGGAAATTATTTCTGAAGGTTCTTTTATACTCTGCAGGTTGGTGTTGTTTCAGATTATGATTTGTTAGCACTGGACTCTATATCAggtaaattgattttttatttattagaaaaagcAATATCTGATCCTTGTTCATTTGTTGTTAGTTTGATTTTTACCTTattcaaaaatcaaacttaACAGCACTTTCATTTCATGGGATaacataacaaatattttttttagcatttttaaTGTGTGTCTATCCCTGAATTAAAACCCTGTAGCTTAAATACAGTGTGCTATGCTGGTTTCAGGTCACGGGTTAAAGGATAACATGTTTCCAGAAGTTGACAGTACTTGGAAAGTATGTTTGTACTTCTTTCTCTGATAGTTAATTCATCTTTACCAtcatattctaatattttctggattttatattgttaaatacttaaaattattaaacaatgAGTTTACTGAGCTGATACTTTGGTAGTCAGACCTTAAAAAGCTAAGCTGGTCTGGATAGGAAAAGCAAAATCCATATATCACTACCATATGTAAGTATTACTAGGCATTCCTACCAGCATCCCAAACAATTTTTATAGGAAATTTTGCAGTTGTATACTCTATCACAGTAAGTCAGTAACCCCTTCCCCTTCTAAAATATActgaataaataaatgaaatatatgaTTAAGTTTTTCAATGCTTTCTTGTTTTTAAATGCATTTAACTTAAATTAGACAAATCTCAATTACTGATCAGTGATATGCAGTAAGTAACTATTGAGAAATGATCACTGATCAGTAATCTCAATTATACTGGAGAGTTAGGCTGGCCAGAAAAATCTGGCCATAGTGTAAATTAAGAAGGAAGCTGCACCATGGAGAAAGTTGTCATTGAGGATAAAAAATGTGTAGCTTAGTGTCTAAAttaacatacataaatattatgTTGCTTAATAGAACTTTTTTTATAGTAACTTAGATGCATGTTTCTCACACTAGCTGAATGCTAAACATGTTCGACATAATTGATGTTTCTGGCAACAAAACTTATAATATCTCCCTCATTGTACTAAACATACATGAAGCAGTGCGATTCtatatcatcaatataaattGCACAAATACACAATTCTACGattcatcattatttttttcattttcaattttctttcaccaaattttatcaaagaaatttaaaagtcaAAGCTGacattgttaaataaaaaagaattgaaagagTGCTACTGAATGTGCCCTTTATTGCTTTGTTTTCATTCTTCTGTTATAGTAGGGGCTTTGCACAGACGCTCACTCTATGCTCCTTATTTGGCTATTCCATTGCTCTGTTTTCATTCATCTAAAATCGAGGCTTCACACAATCTCTTGCTCGATATATGCGCACCTTATTGGAGTATTGTAAAGGAACTGCAGTTATTCAAATTGCAGTTCCTTTACAATACTCCAATACAccttattcatttttttgttctaaATTATGACATCgggttttgttttgtgaaactcATGGTTGAATTGTTTTGTCAATTCCTaaactttatttaaatatgttttgagCTATTTTGAAACATGTCTAGAATGTTGAGCACTATatgttatttaaatatgtttcaaGCTTTTTTCAAGGCGTCTTTGAATTTACTATTCAATATGATTTGTAAGTCATGATTCAAAAAACAGCTTGGAATTCGTAATTTGATAACACCAGCTACAAAGTTTATAATATCTCCCCTTATTAAGCATGAACTACTTGTTTAGTTCTGGTACAAATTATCCTGAGAATCTACTGCTGCTTCACCCCTTGTTTCCCTCAATCACCTTATTATTTGAAACAATCTCAACCCACTCATAAAATATTTGCATGATAATCTAAGAAGAACGGATGTTGGGATATCATGTGTGAAACATGCCATATAGGCAACTATGCTGACACCACAAGTTAGATATGCCCAAGTGTGTTTGAGGAATCGTGAGTGTGTCATATCATGTGTCCAATACGGATAAAGCCTTTTCCCTTTTGAGTGTTCGTGTTTCATAGATGGTAATGATTGCATTTGAACTGGATGGTTTGCATTGCGTGTTGCATTTCAATTACTAGCTAATTCAACGATGGTAGTTTAATAGAGCTCCATTTTGCTGATATTATTATTGGCTCTTGCAGACTTTCAATGAGGTTCAAAAGCTGCTAAGTAAGACCAACGGAAAGTTGATTGGTGAATTGATGACCACTGCCCCTATGGTCGTTCGTGAGACCACCAATCTCGAGGATGCTGCGAGGTTCTTTCATCTTTTTCCTAATTTACCCTTGGAAACATCCCCCTttgctttttccttttttaacttttgtttttaGTAGTATATTTTTAAGCCGCCTATAAAAAAGATGACCATTTTTAAATGTCTATCTTTAGGTTGTTGCTAGAGACCAAATTTCGACGCCTTCCAGTTGTAGATGCTGAGGGTAGACTGGTACGAGACTCTTCCAATCCAatgtattatatttgttttgtttttcttttaatgtttctaaatgtttattattaatatctGAAGGTTGGGATTATCACAAGAGGAAATGTTGTAAGAGCCGCACTCCACATGAAACAAGCGAACCAAAAGAAAGCATGATAGGATTCAGAAGATCATTAAAAAACTTGTTGCTGGATTTCATGCAGTAGTTCGATTCAAGTGTTCACAGAATTTGTTCCCCAAAAAAAAAGTGTCCACAGAATCTTGCTTAaatcagaattaaaattttagcttAGGCATGTATATCTTATTGTTTTGGCATTTACACGAATGTTTGTCACGGGCAATATTTTGATAGGGCTATTATTATTCTTCTTAATATGTTCTTGTTGTAATTTATATGGGCAACCTTGGTGataatgatgttgaaaatgttgTGAATTCGCAGCATTAATCATATGTCAAAGACTATAGATAATTCAGACACAAATTTCAACCGGCATTAATCTACTTCCATACTAACTACTACATCGTTTTAAATCGGTTAGTGGTTGAGCTGAAGCGATGACTGGTCTTGGTCCGTCACTGTAATAAAACATACGACTAGCTGTTGAGCAGAACGGTTGACAGTAACAGATTGGGACCtgtcttttgtttcttcattttataCGACGAGAAAATTAAGGACGTTGCCTAATGTTGATCTTTTGGTTAATTTGGCCACATTATTTATCCTCTACTGATCTCCACGTTATTGGGTGCCCTTACggtctaggaaaaaaaaaactcctaaaTAACCGAGCACGAGGACGTTGTCCTCTTCGCTAATCCAATTCTACATTTGTCTTTTACCCTATCCTTGCCTTTATGTAATTTTTCATCTCTTTTGGCTGATGAGGCCTATATCTTAATCTTAATACGGGAGATTTactttatcattaattaattaatcgcCTACTTACGTCAAGCACGATGTAATCCACAGGACCACAGCTATAAAAAACctcaaataaaagtgaaaaaaaccTCTAATTCTCCGCTAATCATGGACTCATCCTTGGCTACAACTTAAAAGGCCCCATAGATCCTAGCAAACCAAATATGGGGTACAGCTCAGACTCAAATCAGAAATCTTCCGCAAAGATATTTGTTAATCAATAGAGGAGCTGTAATTTTGCTTTCACATGGAGGCATGcatctctttctctattttttttttcctctttgtttctCGTTTATATAtggtatgatttatttatttttcgatACGATTGTTGTCTGAGATTTGACTAGAattagaaggagaaaaaaaataaaaatctgagACGACAAAACCGACCCCATCATCCATCGTTGTCAAAACAGAGCCCATGGCTACAACGTTTTCCCTTGGCAGTGGCCCGTTCCATTTCTATTTCCCCTTTCACAACTCAATAATCAGGAAAAAGTGTAGAACCAGAAAA of Glycine soja cultivar W05 chromosome 1, ASM419377v2, whole genome shotgun sequence contains these proteins:
- the LOC114421890 gene encoding CBS domain-containing protein CBSX1, chloroplastic-like, giving the protein MDSVLLHLHLHTLPPLSSATHRPLCHPLAASSASFHRSSPPLPRFRFSPLLAANTLTANNISPRSGLYTVGDFMTKKEDLHVVKPTTSVDEALEILVENRITGFPVIDDNWKLVGVVSDYDLLALDSISGHGLKDNMFPEVDSTWKTFNEVQKLLSKTNGKLIGELMTTAPMVVRETTNLEDAARLLLETKFRRLPVVDAEGRLVGIITRGNVVRAALHMKQANQKKA